In Euphorbia lathyris chromosome 10, ddEupLath1.1, whole genome shotgun sequence, a single genomic region encodes these proteins:
- the LOC136209317 gene encoding disease resistance protein RPS2-like isoform X2, with product MSKSNCIPRFRDEPFVAELCHLICVMFPRYCTNIAIDDLVIYGMGLKVFENVFDGIDDARYTFSDFIHIINGGGGGGDGDGDGEEDDDYVKMNAIAHNRAKHIASKYVYALRGTIMENWPNTKTYKYCRGLSLVLRRINKHPVKLKCPNLAMLQLQYGEDSQSLPIEFFEGVNKLRVLSLDVPLLPPGLNVLRNLQTLRLKLLKSEDISAIGYVISLKYLSISTVNLTDLPREMGQLSNLRFLDLRKMNIGYISIGVFSRMMKLEELYTPLSFTGWGRKANGQSNDTDIDDEEIIDVSLREIVDGDHEKINASLSEIVSPLLNTLQICVPEASMFPKGSPIFKNVRRFKILIPNTVKYQPFSQGSMNQLQLTGDAFDIKERGSICSLMSRSEYLSLTRMRNLKNVLYQLRVCDFPRLEKMIIVECDDLEYLVDMTEKPIAYSLFWELRILHLSMLFNLKEIWHGRTLYMWFENLRHINIRFCPKLKYVFPMSIASRLRKLQTIEILDCSEMEGIFMKELVDANTFGVYSFEQLHLHLLPKLDGLLVQHEDTIDDTHQSLRMEEVSLNGDEDTRGAFSSESMNNRLENLKKLKLGFCDGIRVIFSFKQNHAAADANSNPVLNSLEELELYSLRNLEHIWFQIPKKSMTFQNLQLLVLYECHNSYVFVPRVAKLLVRLQKIHISRCEKMKEIIAKDDEEEEVEAIVFPQLKVLELQQMPILEIFYGGDAAIEFSLLESLKINHCNKMESFSYGSLTTPMLETIQINESSCSLMEDLNATIKRGRD from the exons ATGTCAAAATCAAATTGTATACCTAGATTTAGGGATGAGCCTTTTGTAGCGGAGTTATGTCATTTGATTTGTGTAATGTTTCCTAGATACTGTACAAATATAgcaattgatgatttggttatATATGGGATGGGCCTAAAGGTGTTTGAAAATGTGTTTGATGGTATAGATGATGCCAGATATACATTCAGTGACTTCATTCACATCATtaatggtggtggtggtggtggtgatgGTGATGGTGATGGTGAGGAAGATGATGATTATGTGAAAATGAATGCTATTGCACATAATAGAGCAAAACATATTGCCTCCAAATACGTATATGCTCTTCGCGGCACAATAATGGAAAATTGGCCAAACACAAAGACCTATAAATATTGCAGGGGTCTTTCACTTGTGCTTAGGAGAATCAACAAGCACCCTGTTAAGTTGAAGTGTCCAAACCTTGCTATGCTACAACTTCAATATGGGGAAGATTCACAAAGCCTTCCGATTGAGTTTTTCGAGGGTGTGAATAAGCTTCGAGTTTTATCTTTGGATGTGCCATTGTTGCCACCAGGTCTTAATGTGCTAAGGAATCTTCAAACACTGCGTCTTAAGTTACTTAAGTCGGAAGATATATCTGCAATTGGATATGTAATCAGTCTGAAATATCTTTCGATTTCTACTGTAAATTTAACAGATTTACCTAGGGAGATGGGACAACTGAGTAATTTGAGGTTCCTCGATTTAAGAAAAATGAACATTGGATACATTTCAATAGGTGTATTCTCAAGAATGATGAAACTAGAAGAGTTATATACGCCTTTAAGCTTCACAGGGTGGGGACGTAAGGCAAACGGTCAAAGTAATGACACTGATATCGATGATGAAGAGATAATCGATGTAAGTCTTCGTGAGATAGTTGATGGAGATCATGAGAAAATCAATGCAAGTCTTAGTGAGATAGTTTCTCCTTTGCTTAATACATTACAAATTTGTGTACCCGAAGCTTCAATGTTTCCTAAAGGGTCACCTATCTTCAAAAACGTTCGTCGTTTTAAAATTCTTATACCAAATACTGTTAAATATCAACCATTTTCCCAAGGTTCAATGAATCAGTTGCAACTTACAGGTGATGCATTTGATATCAAAGAGAGAGGCTCTATATGTTCTTTGATGAGTAGAAGTGAATATTTAAGTTTGACAAGAATGAGAAATTTGAAGAATGTGTTGTACCAACTAAGAGTCTGCGACTTTCCGAGGTTGGAGAAGATGATTATTGTTGAATGTGATGATCTAGAATACTTGGTTGATATGACAGAAAAGCCGATTGCTTACAGTTTATTTTGGGAGTTGAGGATTCTCCATCTATCAATGCTGTTTAATTTGAAAGAAATATGGCATGGAAGAACACTTTATATGTGGTTTGAGAACTTGAGACACATAAATATAAGGTTCTGTCCCAAATTGAAATATGTGTTTCCAATGTCAATTGCTAGTAGATTGAGAAAACTCCAAACCATAGAAATACTTGATTGTAGTGAAATGGAGGGAATTTTCATGAAGGAATTAGTGGATGCAAACACCTTTGGGGTTTACTCTTTTGAACAACTGCATTTGCATTTGCTTCCAAAGCTGGATGGTTTATTGGTACAGCATGAGGATACAATTGATGACACCCATCAGTCCTTGAGAATGGAAGAG gtTTCGCTTAACGGAGATGAGGACACACGTGGTGCATTTTCATCCGAATCGATGAATAACAGGttggaaaatttgaaaaaactcaaACTAGGATTTTGTGATGGGATAAGAGTGATTTTTTCGTTTAAGCAAAACCATGCTGCTGCTGATGCTAATTCTAATCCGGTGCTAAATTCTTTGGAAGAGTTGGAGTTGTACAGTCTACGAAATTTGGAACATATATGGTTTCAGATTCCGAAGAAAAGCATGACTTTTCAGAATTTGCAACTTCTTGTTTTATATGAATGTCATAATTCATATGTTTTCGTACCTCGAGTAGCCAAACTTCTAGTTCGGCTACAAAAGATACATATTAGCCGTTGCGAGAAGATGAAAGAAATAATTGCaaaagatgatgaagaagaagaagtagaagcaATTGTATTTCCTCAACTTAAAGTTTTGGAACTTCAACAAATGCCTATCCTTGAGATTTTCTATGGCGGAGATGCAGCAATTGAATTTTCATTATTGGAATCTTTGAAGATTAATCATTGCAATAAGATGGAATCTTTCTCCTATGGATCACTTACTACGCCAATGCTTGAGACAATACAAATTAATGAAAGTTCATGTTCATTGATGGAAGATCTTAATGCAACTATCAAACG TGGCAGGGATTGA
- the LOC136209317 gene encoding disease resistance protein RPS2-like isoform X1, producing MSKSNCIPRFRDEPFVAELCHLICVMFPRYCTNIAIDDLVIYGMGLKVFENVFDGIDDARYTFSDFIHIINGGGGGGDGDGDGEEDDDYVKMNAIAHNRAKHIASKYVYALRGTIMENWPNTKTYKYCRGLSLVLRRINKHPVKLKCPNLAMLQLQYGEDSQSLPIEFFEGVNKLRVLSLDVPLLPPGLNVLRNLQTLRLKLLKSEDISAIGYVISLKYLSISTVNLTDLPREMGQLSNLRFLDLRKMNIGYISIGVFSRMMKLEELYTPLSFTGWGRKANGQSNDTDIDDEEIIDVSLREIVDGDHEKINASLSEIVSPLLNTLQICVPEASMFPKGSPIFKNVRRFKILIPNTVKYQPFSQGSMNQLQLTGDAFDIKERGSICSLMSRSEYLSLTRMRNLKNVLYQLRVCDFPRLEKMIIVECDDLEYLVDMTEKPIAYSLFWELRILHLSMLFNLKEIWHGRTLYMWFENLRHINIRFCPKLKYVFPMSIASRLRKLQTIEILDCSEMEGIFMKELVDANTFGVYSFEQLHLHLLPKLDGLLVQHEDTIDDTHQSLRMEEVSLNGDEDTRGAFSSESMNNRLENLKKLKLGFCDGIRVIFSFKQNHAAADANSNPVLNSLEELELYSLRNLEHIWFQIPKKSMTFQNLQLLVLYECHNSYVFVPRVAKLLVRLQKIHISRCEKMKEIIAKDDEEEEVEAIVFPQLKVLELQQMPILEIFYGGDAAIEFSLLESLKINHCNKMESFSYGSLTTPMLETIQINESSCSLMEDLNATIKRYDVWFGDQLGGSWWVCNDSVWSGCRRGRNELNPTSKMERE from the exons ATGTCAAAATCAAATTGTATACCTAGATTTAGGGATGAGCCTTTTGTAGCGGAGTTATGTCATTTGATTTGTGTAATGTTTCCTAGATACTGTACAAATATAgcaattgatgatttggttatATATGGGATGGGCCTAAAGGTGTTTGAAAATGTGTTTGATGGTATAGATGATGCCAGATATACATTCAGTGACTTCATTCACATCATtaatggtggtggtggtggtggtgatgGTGATGGTGATGGTGAGGAAGATGATGATTATGTGAAAATGAATGCTATTGCACATAATAGAGCAAAACATATTGCCTCCAAATACGTATATGCTCTTCGCGGCACAATAATGGAAAATTGGCCAAACACAAAGACCTATAAATATTGCAGGGGTCTTTCACTTGTGCTTAGGAGAATCAACAAGCACCCTGTTAAGTTGAAGTGTCCAAACCTTGCTATGCTACAACTTCAATATGGGGAAGATTCACAAAGCCTTCCGATTGAGTTTTTCGAGGGTGTGAATAAGCTTCGAGTTTTATCTTTGGATGTGCCATTGTTGCCACCAGGTCTTAATGTGCTAAGGAATCTTCAAACACTGCGTCTTAAGTTACTTAAGTCGGAAGATATATCTGCAATTGGATATGTAATCAGTCTGAAATATCTTTCGATTTCTACTGTAAATTTAACAGATTTACCTAGGGAGATGGGACAACTGAGTAATTTGAGGTTCCTCGATTTAAGAAAAATGAACATTGGATACATTTCAATAGGTGTATTCTCAAGAATGATGAAACTAGAAGAGTTATATACGCCTTTAAGCTTCACAGGGTGGGGACGTAAGGCAAACGGTCAAAGTAATGACACTGATATCGATGATGAAGAGATAATCGATGTAAGTCTTCGTGAGATAGTTGATGGAGATCATGAGAAAATCAATGCAAGTCTTAGTGAGATAGTTTCTCCTTTGCTTAATACATTACAAATTTGTGTACCCGAAGCTTCAATGTTTCCTAAAGGGTCACCTATCTTCAAAAACGTTCGTCGTTTTAAAATTCTTATACCAAATACTGTTAAATATCAACCATTTTCCCAAGGTTCAATGAATCAGTTGCAACTTACAGGTGATGCATTTGATATCAAAGAGAGAGGCTCTATATGTTCTTTGATGAGTAGAAGTGAATATTTAAGTTTGACAAGAATGAGAAATTTGAAGAATGTGTTGTACCAACTAAGAGTCTGCGACTTTCCGAGGTTGGAGAAGATGATTATTGTTGAATGTGATGATCTAGAATACTTGGTTGATATGACAGAAAAGCCGATTGCTTACAGTTTATTTTGGGAGTTGAGGATTCTCCATCTATCAATGCTGTTTAATTTGAAAGAAATATGGCATGGAAGAACACTTTATATGTGGTTTGAGAACTTGAGACACATAAATATAAGGTTCTGTCCCAAATTGAAATATGTGTTTCCAATGTCAATTGCTAGTAGATTGAGAAAACTCCAAACCATAGAAATACTTGATTGTAGTGAAATGGAGGGAATTTTCATGAAGGAATTAGTGGATGCAAACACCTTTGGGGTTTACTCTTTTGAACAACTGCATTTGCATTTGCTTCCAAAGCTGGATGGTTTATTGGTACAGCATGAGGATACAATTGATGACACCCATCAGTCCTTGAGAATGGAAGAG gtTTCGCTTAACGGAGATGAGGACACACGTGGTGCATTTTCATCCGAATCGATGAATAACAGGttggaaaatttgaaaaaactcaaACTAGGATTTTGTGATGGGATAAGAGTGATTTTTTCGTTTAAGCAAAACCATGCTGCTGCTGATGCTAATTCTAATCCGGTGCTAAATTCTTTGGAAGAGTTGGAGTTGTACAGTCTACGAAATTTGGAACATATATGGTTTCAGATTCCGAAGAAAAGCATGACTTTTCAGAATTTGCAACTTCTTGTTTTATATGAATGTCATAATTCATATGTTTTCGTACCTCGAGTAGCCAAACTTCTAGTTCGGCTACAAAAGATACATATTAGCCGTTGCGAGAAGATGAAAGAAATAATTGCaaaagatgatgaagaagaagaagtagaagcaATTGTATTTCCTCAACTTAAAGTTTTGGAACTTCAACAAATGCCTATCCTTGAGATTTTCTATGGCGGAGATGCAGCAATTGAATTTTCATTATTGGAATCTTTGAAGATTAATCATTGCAATAAGATGGAATCTTTCTCCTATGGATCACTTACTACGCCAATGCTTGAGACAATACAAATTAATGAAAGTTCATGTTCATTGATGGAAGATCTTAATGCAACTATCAAACG gtacgatgtgtggtttggGGATCAAttaggcggaagctggtgggtcTGTAATGACTCGGTCTGGAGTGGGTGTCGccggggcaggaatgaactgaatcccacatcgaaaatggagagagagtga
- the LOC136209317 gene encoding uncharacterized protein isoform X3, which produces MNAIAHNRAKHIASKYVYALRGTIMENWPNTKTYKYCRGLSLVLRRINKHPVKLKCPNLAMLQLQYGEDSQSLPIEFFEGVNKLRVLSLDVPLLPPGLNVLRNLQTLRLKLLKSEDISAIGYVISLKYLSISTVNLTDLPREMGQLSNLRFLDLRKMNIGYISIGVFSRMMKLEELYTPLSFTGWGRKANGQSNDTDIDDEEIIDVSLREIVDGDHEKINASLSEIVSPLLNTLQICVPEASMFPKGSPIFKNVRRFKILIPNTVKYQPFSQGSMNQLQLTGDAFDIKERGSICSLMSRSEYLSLTRMRNLKNVLYQLRVCDFPRLEKMIIVECDDLEYLVDMTEKPIAYSLFWELRILHLSMLFNLKEIWHGRTLYMWFENLRHINIRFCPKLKYVFPMSIASRLRKLQTIEILDCSEMEGIFMKELVDANTFGVYSFEQLHLHLLPKLDGLLVQHEDTIDDTHQSLRMEEVSLNGDEDTRGAFSSESMNNRLENLKKLKLGFCDGIRVIFSFKQNHAAADANSNPVLNSLEELELYSLRNLEHIWFQIPKKSMTFQNLQLLVLYECHNSYVFVPRVAKLLVRLQKIHISRCEKMKEIIAKDDEEEEVEAIVFPQLKVLELQQMPILEIFYGGDAAIEFSLLESLKINHCNKMESFSYGSLTTPMLETIQINESSCSLMEDLNATIKRYDVWFGDQLGGSWWVCNDSVWSGCRRGRNELNPTSKMERE; this is translated from the exons ATGAATGCTATTGCACATAATAGAGCAAAACATATTGCCTCCAAATACGTATATGCTCTTCGCGGCACAATAATGGAAAATTGGCCAAACACAAAGACCTATAAATATTGCAGGGGTCTTTCACTTGTGCTTAGGAGAATCAACAAGCACCCTGTTAAGTTGAAGTGTCCAAACCTTGCTATGCTACAACTTCAATATGGGGAAGATTCACAAAGCCTTCCGATTGAGTTTTTCGAGGGTGTGAATAAGCTTCGAGTTTTATCTTTGGATGTGCCATTGTTGCCACCAGGTCTTAATGTGCTAAGGAATCTTCAAACACTGCGTCTTAAGTTACTTAAGTCGGAAGATATATCTGCAATTGGATATGTAATCAGTCTGAAATATCTTTCGATTTCTACTGTAAATTTAACAGATTTACCTAGGGAGATGGGACAACTGAGTAATTTGAGGTTCCTCGATTTAAGAAAAATGAACATTGGATACATTTCAATAGGTGTATTCTCAAGAATGATGAAACTAGAAGAGTTATATACGCCTTTAAGCTTCACAGGGTGGGGACGTAAGGCAAACGGTCAAAGTAATGACACTGATATCGATGATGAAGAGATAATCGATGTAAGTCTTCGTGAGATAGTTGATGGAGATCATGAGAAAATCAATGCAAGTCTTAGTGAGATAGTTTCTCCTTTGCTTAATACATTACAAATTTGTGTACCCGAAGCTTCAATGTTTCCTAAAGGGTCACCTATCTTCAAAAACGTTCGTCGTTTTAAAATTCTTATACCAAATACTGTTAAATATCAACCATTTTCCCAAGGTTCAATGAATCAGTTGCAACTTACAGGTGATGCATTTGATATCAAAGAGAGAGGCTCTATATGTTCTTTGATGAGTAGAAGTGAATATTTAAGTTTGACAAGAATGAGAAATTTGAAGAATGTGTTGTACCAACTAAGAGTCTGCGACTTTCCGAGGTTGGAGAAGATGATTATTGTTGAATGTGATGATCTAGAATACTTGGTTGATATGACAGAAAAGCCGATTGCTTACAGTTTATTTTGGGAGTTGAGGATTCTCCATCTATCAATGCTGTTTAATTTGAAAGAAATATGGCATGGAAGAACACTTTATATGTGGTTTGAGAACTTGAGACACATAAATATAAGGTTCTGTCCCAAATTGAAATATGTGTTTCCAATGTCAATTGCTAGTAGATTGAGAAAACTCCAAACCATAGAAATACTTGATTGTAGTGAAATGGAGGGAATTTTCATGAAGGAATTAGTGGATGCAAACACCTTTGGGGTTTACTCTTTTGAACAACTGCATTTGCATTTGCTTCCAAAGCTGGATGGTTTATTGGTACAGCATGAGGATACAATTGATGACACCCATCAGTCCTTGAGAATGGAAGAG gtTTCGCTTAACGGAGATGAGGACACACGTGGTGCATTTTCATCCGAATCGATGAATAACAGGttggaaaatttgaaaaaactcaaACTAGGATTTTGTGATGGGATAAGAGTGATTTTTTCGTTTAAGCAAAACCATGCTGCTGCTGATGCTAATTCTAATCCGGTGCTAAATTCTTTGGAAGAGTTGGAGTTGTACAGTCTACGAAATTTGGAACATATATGGTTTCAGATTCCGAAGAAAAGCATGACTTTTCAGAATTTGCAACTTCTTGTTTTATATGAATGTCATAATTCATATGTTTTCGTACCTCGAGTAGCCAAACTTCTAGTTCGGCTACAAAAGATACATATTAGCCGTTGCGAGAAGATGAAAGAAATAATTGCaaaagatgatgaagaagaagaagtagaagcaATTGTATTTCCTCAACTTAAAGTTTTGGAACTTCAACAAATGCCTATCCTTGAGATTTTCTATGGCGGAGATGCAGCAATTGAATTTTCATTATTGGAATCTTTGAAGATTAATCATTGCAATAAGATGGAATCTTTCTCCTATGGATCACTTACTACGCCAATGCTTGAGACAATACAAATTAATGAAAGTTCATGTTCATTGATGGAAGATCTTAATGCAACTATCAAACG gtacgatgtgtggtttggGGATCAAttaggcggaagctggtgggtcTGTAATGACTCGGTCTGGAGTGGGTGTCGccggggcaggaatgaactgaatcccacatcgaaaatggagagagagtga